One Engraulis encrasicolus isolate BLACKSEA-1 chromosome 4, IST_EnEncr_1.0, whole genome shotgun sequence genomic window, GGCTTCCAGTGACTCTTCGTAGAGATTGCATGTTTCCACCTCCTTGTTCACAGAGAACCCTCTTTCAACGGATGCCTGCCCATGGGACAGGAGGAGGGCACTCTGGCAAAACCTCAGCAGGTCAGGGTGGGATGTGCGGAGTTTCGAATGGAGGAAGACATCCAGGCGCTGGCTGAGGGGCTGGAAGGACACGAATTCCTCATCTCTGACGCTATCTGAGACAAAAGAGGTGAATTGCTGAATGATGACATCACCTGCAACATAGAATAAGAAAATTCACTGATGTACAAGATGTGGTCAGTACATTCACAGATTCCAGTCCACTGTAACATCAACCATGCAGCAAAGTACAAACAGTACATCACAGATACACAGCAGTAGCTAAAGCGGTGGTTCTCCTCCTGGGGGCACAGCAGTCTTATCTAAATTATGAACTGATCATTGACACCTTCATACCTCTTGAATTAAAAAAAGCAGAGAACCAATGGAGATTCCTAGCACATGACCTAAATCAAGTAGAATAACCTATTGACTTCTTCTGTCCCTATATAATATTCTCTTACCAACTGCAATGCCACCTGCCAACTGCTGCCCTTGGATGAATGTCTGCACTAATGCCTTCATCTGTACGATGCACCACTCAGGATCTTTGGCCATCTTTGTGGGATCCAGGGAGGCAATCTGCCTAACAATGGGGAATTTCAACGGGGACCTTTCCTGCAGCTTCTTTATGATCCGAACCAGACACTGCAAACACTCTTTTCTCAGGCTGAGCACAGAGAGTTCCCCTATCTTGGTTCCTGGTTTGCCCTGGAGTGCCTAATCAGGAACATTAAGGAACATTCATGTCAATGTTGCCTTTGAAAAGAAATGTTTGTTTAATATTACAGTAGCGCATGTTAGAAATACATGCAAAATAATATTTACATATTACTAGAAATTAAGGAATCCTGATCATTTCAAATTGTTtttatcactgacaacagcaatcCAGTCAGATTACTCCCATTACATAAATGAAGTTGCAGCCCTCAAgttatatttgtgtatgtgtgcattgtgtgtgtgtgtattacttatTTTTGGCCTGTTGTACCACCCTTAACCCATCTGATTTCGGCAACCTACAGTAGCTGATAACCTCTAGTCTGAGAGGTGGGAATACCATGCTCTGCAGCATTGTAGTACCAATTTTGGCCACAAACTTACATACTGTTCCTTTATAGATGACAATATTATTACTGACCAAATTGCATTTACTACTATAGATTTATGCAGTCATAAATTCAGATTTATCTCACCAAACAATTAAAGAAGAATGAAATTACCTTGATGGCTGATTCCGCTCCCAAGCCTATGTCCACCCTTCTGAGGGAGACCCAGTTCTTCTCATCAGAGATGTCCAACTTAATGAGTTGCAAGGGGGTTTGGTCCTGTAGGAGCTCCCTTTTGATGAATCGCCGAAGTAAACTCTAATGATGGCAACAATCAGATAGTTACCAAGCCATTTCATCAATACAGGTTTAAATTCATATGAATTCATCAAACTATATTGATACTTACCAACAGAAGCTCAGTTAAATCTTTAGCCAAAAAAGGCAACACGGGCTCATCTGTCTGATACTTGTGAAGAAAAGGGTTGAAACCTCTTGCAATGGAGAGGAAGAACTGCAGCTTTGGTACTAGCAGTGGATCCTCTCTTGCTGCCAGGATGGTGTCGTACGAGGCCGTGTTCGGTTTTTGAACCTTCTTCTCTTCTGCAGCACTGACATATGCCTGAACCATCGGCCAAACTTCGAGGGCTCTCTCAGCGACTGGCACATTTTCGACCCATCTGTGgccacagaaagagaggggaaagcaGGTAGATCCAGTGGTGTTGGTGTAGTCCTCTCTCCGGGCAGGCACGTTATGAAAGAGGAAATGGAGTGCACGCAGGAACTTCTCGATTTGCCACACTGTAAATCCGGCCTTCATGGCATTGTGGAGAGTGTGGAGTCCACAGCTCCCAACCACCAGAACTTGGGCACCTCCATTGAGCTCAGCATACTCCCTTTGAAGGAGATCAAGGAGTTTAAAATTTACATTGGGCCCATCCATCCCAACTGAGAGGAGCTGCCTCATGTTGAGTTGGCCAATGCATTCCTGTGAATTCAGAGAGAAAAAAATTTGTTTAAATAACATATTACAAATCACATTCAATATAAAGACAGTAATATATTATATAGCCTATGCTTCAAATTAAACATTTAAGTTAGCTTTATTATAATTTAGAATTTTACTCTCTTATTCTGCAATATTGAGACataataaaatgaatgaatgaataaaacagAAATTCAAAAgaaggttaaataaataaaatgatcaTCAATATCTCATTAATCAACAGTAGGCTAGTGGAAAATAAACTTACTTTGATGTGCAGCAACAGATCATCAGCTCTTCCATGTCCCAGGAATTGTGAGCCAAAATATCGCGACTGAACGCACCCATCCTCCAAAAACCGAATGTGAATGTCCAGTTGGTTTTTTTTGGACGATTGGTTTAAACTCTCGTCAAACATCAGCACGTAAGGGCCGGCACGATTTATGGCCTCGACTAGTTGCCTCTTGAAATATGGGGCGATCCCAAATTTTATCATATAGCCGGTCTTGTCCTTGGCCAAAGCGAAGGATTTGGCAATTTGGGAGTCGGGGAACATCTTGACAAATAGCTCTGCAATGCCGTCATTGGAGTTGAAGGAGTG contains:
- the LOC134447902 gene encoding uncharacterized protein LOC134447902, yielding MKAGFTVWQIEKFLRALHFLFHNVPARREDYTNTTGSTCFPLSFCGHRWVENVPVAERALEVWPMVQAYVSAAEEKKVQKPNTASYDTILAAREDPLLVPKLQFFLSIARGFNPFLHKYQTDEPVLPFLAKDLTELLLSLLRRFIKRELLQDQTPLQLIKLDISDEKNWVSLRRVDIGLGAESAIKALQGKPGTKIGELSVLSLRKECLQCLVRIIKKLQERSPLKFPIVRQIASLDPTKMAKDPEWCIVQMKALVQTFIQGQQLAGGIAVGDVIIQQFTSFVSDSVRDEEFVSFQPLSQRLDVFLHSKLRTSHPDLLRFCQSALLLSHGQASVERGFSVNKEVETCNLYEESLEALRLICDQVNACGGVLKVPLTKELLASAASSRSQYRLHLESERKKKESATQELKRKSAEKELEDLRSQRQVLQSVCQSLERDADMYAEMAEGKSGTKMAELVTKSNSLRRSHKGKKIELQTLDKTIEEKATKLRHL